One window of Aspergillus oryzae RIB40 DNA, chromosome 3 genomic DNA carries:
- a CDS encoding amidohydrolase family protein (predicted protein), with product MPPQGWLDIHGHFYLPQAPGEAEALAESFRAACFMVSRPVTWEVESILRYNDWANVQMQMLSYIPQSSLEKLKEANTYAASLVSKYPSRFGLLAALPTDDPELCLSEIKRTTSTFAIPADGFAVTTVYKGVGLGDPRLEPVWDVLNSRKAVVHIHPNAYAAPTNGRPSPLIEVAFDTARTVVDMLYNGVFRRYSNIKFVLAHCGGVLPVLSGRLALLGTEEWVPNPNEITRKEIEEQLGRFYVDTAATAKTGLQPAVKMVGLENVVYGADCGAPCSIEQTMEENRKDIMDFEAQNDIPRGTILANGWKLFPQAAARVTANDV from the coding sequence ATGCCACCCCAAGGCTGGCTAGACATCCACGGACATTTCTACCTACCCCAAGCACCAGGCGAAGCAGAAGCCCTAGCCGAATCCTTCCGAGCAGCATGCTTCATGGTCTCGCGCCCCGTAACATGGGAAGTCGAGTCTATCCTCCGGTACAACGACTGGGCAAACGTCCAGATGCAAATGCTCTCATACATTCCACAAAGCAgtctcgagaagctcaaggaagccAATACCTACGCCGCGTCACTTGTGTCAAAATATCCCTCCCGCTTTGGACTCCTGGCGGCGCTTCCAACCGACGATCCAGAGCTGTGCCTTAGCGAAATCAAACGAACAACATCGACATTCGCGATCCCAGCGGATGGATTCGCTGTGACGACCGTTTACAAGGGTGTCGGGCTGGGAGATCCTCGTCTCGAACCTGTTTGGGATGTGCTGAACTCTCGGAAGGCGGTTGTTCATATCCACCCTAATGCTTACGCGGCGCCAACAAACGGTCGTCCGTCGCCATTGATTGAGGTGGCTTTTGATACGGCAAGAACTGTTGTTGATATGCTTTACAATGGTGTCTTCCGCCGCTATTCTAATATCAAATTTGTTCTAGCGCACTGTGGTGGAGTGTTGCCCGTTCTGTCTGGTCGGTTGGCGTTGCTTGGAACAGAGGAATGGGTGCCGAATCCGAATGAGATCACGAgaaaggagattgaggagcAGCTTGGGCGTTTTTACGTTGACACGGCTGCAACTGCGAAGACGGGGCTTCAGCCAGCTGTGAAGATGGTAGGACTTGAGAACGTGGTGTATGGGGCGGATTGTGGAGCGCCGTGTTCTATTGAACAGACTATGgaggagaatagaaaagataTCATGGATTTCGAAGCGCAGAATGATATTCCTAGGGGTACAATTCTTGCTAACGGGTGGAAGCTGTTTCCTCAGGCGGCGGCAAGGGTAACGGCGAATGATGTATAA
- a CDS encoding uncharacterized protein (predicted protein) has product MPSAIGTRTSLKLSSDHSDRKEAWGAVPTSDEIVVPFAAIDYLHSALGDEGFQARTDGVLHLYEEPEKVFALLECKARRREDALPQVQYQEAAQIAAWVLQKNHPETAMPGRYVFWTSAFL; this is encoded by the exons ATGCCATCAGCG ATAGGAACGCGCACGAGTCTGAAATTATCTTCCGACCATTCGGACCGCAAGGAAGCATGGGGCGCTGTTCCCACTTCCGACGAGATAGTTGTTCCTTTCGCAGCCATCGATTATCTACATTCT GCGCTAGGGGATGAGGGTTTCCAAGCCCGCACTGATGGAGTGCTCCATTTATATGAGGAACCAGAAAAGGTGTTTGCACTGCTAGAGTGCAAGGCAAGGCGGAGAGAAGATGCCCTCCCTCAGGTTCAGTATCAGGAGGCAGCCCAGATAGCGGCATGGGTTTTACAGAAAAACCATCCAGAAACAGCAATGCCGGGACGGTATGTTTTCTGGACTTCTGCTTTTTTGTAA
- a CDS encoding CRAL-TRIO domain-containing protein (phosphatidylinositol transfer protein PDR16 and related proteins), which yields MSIATVETGYVGNLTQDQEEKLLQLWRIFLRSCDAELYRTDTNRSGQTTSTTSPKQRRRLFSLSWSEDTSKTNDSPPVPAKLLSELEAMKMNAQEIKLIQQVLTKLKPDERRSAFFAMMKQDHPDTFLLRYLRAEKWNVPKGFVKFVSALEWWSKQQQVETEVIRKGELHALQQSQSSTSSNEKKDGEGFIAQLRMGKGFFHGSDKSGRPICVVRARTHKPGAQTEKALNSCILWNIEVMRLLLVPPVETMTLIFDLTNFALSNMEYAPVKFIIECFQENYPESLGYMLFYNAPWFFSGIWKVIRGWLDPVVAAKVHFVNSVEDLEQFIDRSQIVKELGGDEDWTYEYVEPEQDENAQLQDTTTRDSIMAQHQQIGEELFEATSMWLSAKDKGNMGDASQQKDRRADIAMRLRENYWKLDPYVRSRTLLDRIGVIQAHGNIDFYPVKEGQGESKEVNEKDVKAVVDQVEYANGAQVASAA from the exons ATGAGTATCGCAACCGTAGAAACGGGGTACGTGGGGAACCTCacccaagaccaagaagagaaactccTACAGCTatggaggatcttcttgcgaTCGTGCGACGCCGAGTTATATCGCACAGACACGAATCGGAGTGGCCAAACTACCTCCACAACATCACCTAAACAGCGCAGAAGACTCTTCTCACTATCATGGTCGGAGGACACGAGCAAAACGAACGACTCGCCTCCGGTGCCTGCCAAACTGCTTTCCGAGCTTGAagcgatgaagatgaacgCACAGGAGATCAAGTTAATTCAGCAAGTTCTGACCAAGCTCAAGCCGGACGAGCGTCGCTCGGCTTTCTTTGCTATGATGAAACAAGACCATCCAGACACATTCCTTCTCAGATACTTACGTGCCGAGAAGTGGAATGTTCCCAAAGGTTTTGTCAAGTTCGTATCAGCATTGGAGTGGTGGAGCAAGCAGCAACAAGTAGAAACCGAGGTAATCCGCAAAGGAGAGCTTCATGCATTGCAACAGTCGCAGAGCAGCACTTCCAGCAATGAGAAAAAGGACGGTGAGGGCTTTATAGCCCAATTGCGCATGGGTAAGGGCTTTTTTCATGGCTCCGATAAATCCGGTCGTCCTATTTGTGTTGTGAGAGCACGCACCCATAAGCCAGGCGCGCAGACTGAAAAGGCGCTCAATTCATGTATTTTGTGGAACATCGAGGTGATGCGACTGCTGCTTGTTCCTCCTGTTGAGACCATG ACACTAATCTTCGACTTGACAAACTTTGCTCTTTCAAATATG GAGTACGCTCCAGTCAAGTTCATTATCGAATGCTTCCAGGAAAACTATCCCGAATCGCTTGGATACATGCTCTTCTATAATGCCCCATGGTTCTTCTCCG GAATCTGGAAGGTCATCCGGGGCTGGCTTGACCCGGTTGTGGCCGCCAAAGTTCACTTCGTGAACTCAGTTGAAGACCTGGAGCAATTCATCGATCGATCCCAGATTGTGAAGGAACTTGGCGGTGATGAAGACTGGACCTACGAATACGTAGAGCCTGAACAAGACGAAAATGCTCAACTTCAAGACACGACCACCAGAGACTCTATCATGGCCCAGCACCAACAGATCGGAGAGGAACTCTTCGAAGCAACTTCGATGTGGCTTTCTGCCAAGGACAAGGGGAATATGGGTGATGCTTCACAGCAAAAAGATCGTAGGGCGGATATCGCCATGCGGTTACGGGAGAATTATTGGAAGCTGGATCCGTACGTACGTTCCCGTACGCTTCTGGATCGCATTGGTGTGATTCAAGCTCATGGCAATATCGACTTTTATCCCGTTAAAGAGGGCCAGGGGGAGAGCAAGGAGGTCAATGAGAAGGACGTGAAGGCTGTGGTTGATCAAGTGGAGTATGCAAATGGGGCACAAGTGGCCAGTGCAGCTTGA